A genomic region of Rahnella aceris contains the following coding sequences:
- the tamA gene encoding autotransporter assembly complex protein TamA yields MPRYRELGLLFVLLAPSLSMAAKVRLQLEGLDGDLERNVRVRLSAIQSDEVGANGRFRARVSAAIEQGLRPLGYYSPTIDFDYRETPPPGRPVLIAKVTPGIPVKIAGTSVVIEGQADKDNEFEQLKQRDVPAVGTILNHGTYDNFKSSLTGIALRKGYFDATMRKSQLGVIEDEHKAFWDIQFDSGERYRFGDVHYQGSQIRDEYLQNLVPFHQGDYYTTAQLAELNRRLSATGWFNSVVVSPDFTDAKATKTLPLNAVVSPRTENTIETGIGYSTDIGARVTANWKKPWVNDRGQSFETSTTLSGPEQSLDLSYKIPLLKSPLEQYYLVQGGFKREDLNDTNSDSTTVNLARYWDLSSGWQHAVNLRWSLDHFTQGSVTNTTMLIYPGVSLNRTRQRGGLMPTWGDSQRYSLDVSDTSWGSDVDFAVIQAQNVWIRTLADKHRFVFRGNLGWIETNDFERVPPSLRFFAGGDRSIRGYKYKSISPRDDEGKLTGASYLGTGSVEYQYNVTGKWWGAVFVDSGEAVNDITQNDFKTGAGVGVRWASPIGPVKLDVAAPVGDKDEHGLQFYIGLGPEL; encoded by the coding sequence GTGCCACGATATCGTGAACTGGGTTTGTTATTTGTACTGCTGGCCCCCTCACTTTCCATGGCAGCGAAGGTGCGTTTGCAACTGGAAGGCCTGGATGGCGATTTAGAAAGGAACGTCCGCGTCCGTTTATCAGCCATTCAAAGCGATGAAGTCGGGGCTAACGGACGGTTCCGTGCCCGCGTCAGTGCTGCCATTGAACAGGGTTTAAGGCCGCTGGGGTATTATTCGCCGACCATCGATTTTGATTACCGCGAAACACCGCCGCCCGGGCGTCCGGTGTTGATTGCCAAAGTGACACCAGGGATACCGGTGAAAATCGCTGGCACGAGTGTCGTGATTGAAGGGCAGGCAGACAAAGATAATGAATTCGAACAGCTCAAACAGCGTGATGTGCCTGCGGTAGGGACGATTTTAAACCACGGGACGTACGACAATTTCAAAAGCTCACTGACCGGCATTGCCCTGCGCAAAGGTTATTTTGACGCCACGATGCGTAAAAGCCAACTGGGCGTCATCGAAGACGAGCACAAAGCGTTCTGGGACATTCAGTTTGACAGCGGCGAGCGTTACCGCTTCGGTGATGTGCATTATCAGGGATCGCAGATCCGTGATGAATATCTGCAAAATCTGGTGCCATTTCATCAGGGTGATTACTACACCACGGCGCAACTGGCTGAGCTTAACCGCCGCCTGTCTGCTACCGGCTGGTTTAACTCTGTTGTCGTGTCCCCGGATTTCACGGATGCCAAAGCCACGAAAACCCTGCCGCTGAATGCCGTGGTGTCGCCGCGCACCGAGAATACCATCGAAACCGGTATCGGTTATTCCACGGACATTGGCGCGCGGGTGACGGCCAACTGGAAGAAACCATGGGTTAACGATCGTGGCCAGAGTTTTGAAACCTCAACCACGCTCTCCGGCCCGGAGCAGTCTTTAGATCTCAGTTATAAAATTCCGCTGCTGAAATCCCCGCTGGAGCAATATTACCTGGTGCAGGGCGGTTTCAAACGTGAAGACCTGAACGATACCAATTCAGATTCCACCACCGTCAATCTGGCGCGTTATTGGGATCTCTCGAGCGGCTGGCAACATGCGGTCAATCTGCGCTGGAGCCTTGATCACTTTACACAGGGCAGTGTGACCAACACCACCATGCTGATTTATCCGGGTGTGAGTCTCAACCGTACGCGTCAGCGCGGCGGTCTGATGCCAACCTGGGGCGATTCTCAGCGCTACTCTCTTGATGTGTCCGATACTAGCTGGGGTTCTGATGTCGATTTCGCTGTGATTCAGGCGCAAAACGTCTGGATCCGCACCCTGGCTGACAAGCACCGTTTTGTGTTCCGCGGCAATCTGGGGTGGATTGAAACCAATGACTTCGAACGTGTGCCGCCATCCTTGCGCTTCTTCGCCGGTGGTGACCGCAGTATCCGTGGTTACAAATACAAATCCATTTCTCCACGTGATGACGAAGGCAAGCTGACCGGTGCGTCCTATCTGGGCACCGGTTCTGTGGAATACCAGTACAACGTGACCGGAAAATGGTGGGGCGCCGTGTTTGTCGATTCCGGTGAAGCGGTTAATGACATTACACAAAACGATTTTAAAACCGGCGCGGGTGTGGGTGTGCGCTGGGCTTCACCGATCGGCCCGGTGAAATTAGATGTTGCCGCTCCGGTTGGCGACAAAGATGAGCATGGATTGCAGTTTTACATCGGTTTGGGTCCGGAATTATGA